In Oncorhynchus kisutch isolate 150728-3 linkage group LG7, Okis_V2, whole genome shotgun sequence, one DNA window encodes the following:
- the LOC109894407 gene encoding glutamyl aminopeptidase has translation MVESLDFEKAEKRYCIRGKHVALICAVVVVSAVAVGLGVGLTQPDSTPADPAPTEGPPKPTSPPPPADRGPCKPSNNTDGDWKNFRLPDYVKPVHYDLHLEPDLTTDLYMGNVSVHLEVRRPTRHLWLHIRETFIRAVPRLVLKTPQAQRDVAIKGCFEFKLQEYVVVEAEEELAATKPNEVYILTLDFQGWLNGSLVGFYRVTYTENGATKKIAATDHEPTDARKSFPCFDEPNQKATYKISITHDKDYEALSNMPVEGAPELLPDNKIKTSFQRSVPMSTYLVCFAVHQFTFVERKSSRGIPLRIYAQPAQIATAEYAANTTKIIFDYFEEYFDMTYSIPKLDKIAIPDFGTGAMENWGLITYREANLLYDENQSSSYNKQRVASVIAHELVHQWFGNIVTMDWWDDLWLNEGFASFFEYIGVEEAEPLWGMRDIMIISDVLPVMVDDALVTSHPIIVDVSTPAQITSVFDSISYSKGASILRMVEDWLGRDNFRDGCRKYLKDFHFENAKTDNFWASLANVSGLPVADVMDTWTKQMGYPVLDLSTINAQTKLTQRRFLLDPNANPNQPPSPLSYKWNIPVKWYSVDSNTSISIMFNKSNPELVLAGYSPATDGLLKVNNDHIGFYRVNHPDSIWSTISQQLQTNHQELDAADRCSYIDDVFALGRADAVDYGNAFNLTKYLTNETEYIVWKRVSSSIAYVQDMLSDDTVLYPKFQKLFREHVQTISRQLGWDDVGSQRDRLLRETVLEIACQMDDQEVLNEASAIFDQWIAGTISTVGVNLRLLVYRYGMKNSGTGAKWNVMFERYKTESLAQEKDKLLYGLASVENISLLNNLLEACKDESIVRTQDLFTVVRYVSLNRYGKTMAWNWVVLNWNYLVNRYTINDRNLGRLLTRISTTYNTELQLWQMEHFFKLNPNAGAGEMPRQQALETVKNNIEWVRRNKAEISSWLESNFTY, from the exons ATGGTTGAAAGCCTGGACTTTGAGAAGGCGGAGAAGAGGTATTGCATCCGAGGAAAGCATGTGGCCCTCATctgtgctgtggtggtggtgtcagCTGTAGCTGTGGGGCTGGGGGTGGGCCTCACACAGCCCGACAGTACCCCGGCTGACCCGGCCCCCACCGAGGGACCCCCCAAGCccacctcccctcccccaccagcTGACAGGGGGCCCTGCAAGCCCTCCAACAACACTGACGGGGACTGGAAGAATTTCCGGCTGCCGGACTACGTGAAGCCGGTGCACTATGACCTCCACCTGGAGCCTGACCTGACCACTGACCTCTACATGGGGAATGTATCCGTGCACCTGGAGGTGAGACGACCCACGAGGCACCTGTGGCTCCACATCCGGGAAACGTTCATCAGGGCAGTCCCCAGGCTTGTCCTGAAAACCCCACAGGCTCAGAGGGATGTGGCCATCAAGGGTTGCTTTGAGTTCAAACTGCAGGAGTATGTCGTAGTGGAGGCGGAGGAGGAGCTTGCGGCCACCAAGCCCAATGAGGTGTACATCCTCACCCTGGACTTCCAGGGCTGGCTCAACGGATCTCTGGTGGGCTTCTACAGAGTCACCTACACAGAAAATGGGGCCACCAA AAAAATTGCTGCCACCGACCATGAGCCGACAGACGCCCGCAAATCTTTCCCCTGTTTTGATGAGCCAAACCAGAAGGCCACCTACAAGATTTCCATCACCCATGACAAGGACTATGAAGCCCTCTCCAATATGCCAGTGGAG GGCGCCCCAGAGCTGCTTCCTGACAATAAGATCAAAACGTCCTTCCAGAGATCCGTTCCAATGAGTACCTATTTGGTATGTTTTGCTGTGCACCAGTTTACGTTTGTGGAAAGGAAATCGTCTAGAGGAATTCCT TTGCGAATCTATGCACAGCCTGCACAAATTGCGACAGCAGAGTATGCTGCTAACACAACCAAGATCATTTTTGACTACTTTGAGGAATATTTCGACATGACATACTCCATCCCAAAGCTAG ATAAGATTGCCATCCCTGACTTTGGCACAGGTGCCATGGAGAACTGGGGTCTGATCACTTACAGGGAGGCCAACCTCCTCTATGATGAGAACCAGTCGTCATCGTACAACAAACAACGTGTGGCTAGCGTCATCGCTCATGAGCTGGTCCACCAG TGGTTCGGGAACATCGTGACCATGGATTGGTGGGATGACCTTTGGCTAAATGAGGGCTTTGCCAGTTTCTTTGAGTACATCGGTGTAGAGGAGGCTGAGCCCCTCTGGGGAATG CGTGACATCATGATCATCAGTGATGTACTTCCTGTCATGGTGGACGATGCACTCGTCACCTCCCATCCAATCATTGTGGATGTATCAACTCCGGCTCAGATTACCTCTGTGTTTGATAGCATATCCTACAGTAAG GGGGCATCAATTCTCAGGATGGTGGAGGACTGGTTGGGTCGAGACAACTTCAGAGATGGCTGTCGG AAATACTTGAAAGATTTCCACTTTGAGAATGCCAAAACAGACAACTTTTGGGCATCACTTGCTAAT GTGAGTGGGTTGCCTGTAGCAGACGTGATGGACACATGGACCAAACAGATGGGCTACCCAGTATTGGACCTGTCTACCATCAATGCTCAGACCAAACTCACCCAGCGAAGATTCCTGTTGGACCCCAATGCTAATCCCAACCAGCCACCCTCACCACTCAG TTACAAGTGGAACATCCCTGTTAAGTGGTACTCAGTGGATAGTAATACGTCTATTTCCATCATGTTCAACAAGTCCAATCCAG AGCTAGTCTTAGCTGGCTATTCCCCTGCTACGGATGGACTGTTGAAGGTCAACAACGACCACATTGGATTTTACAGAGTCAATCACCCTGACAGCATATGGAGCACAATTAGTCAACAACTCCAAACAAATCATCAG GAGTTAGACGCTGCTGACCGATGCAGTTACATTGATGATGTCTTTGCTCTGGGAAG GGCAGACGCTGTCGATTATGGAAATGCATTCAACCTGACAAAATACCTGACCAATGAGACGGAGTACATCGTCTGGAAACGTGTGTCTTCTTCCATCGCCTATGTGCAAGACATGTTATCAGACGACACTGTTCTTTACCCCAAATTCCAG AAATTATTCCGTGAGCATGTGCAGACTATCTCCAGGCAACTGGGATGGGACGACGTGGGAAGCCAGAGAGATAG GCTGTTGCGTGAGACCGTCCTGGAAATTGCTTGTCAAATGGACGACCAGGAAGTTCTAAATGAAGCATCTGCTATATTTGACCAATGGATTGCAGGAACCATCAG CACTGTGGGGGTGAACCTGCGCTTGCTGGTGTATCGCTACGGCATGAAGAACTCAGGCACTGGGGCGAAGTGGAACGTAATGTTTGAGAGATACAAAACAGAGAGCTTGGCCCAAGAGAAGGACAAGCTCTTGTATGGATTGGCATCTGTGGAGAACATCAGTCTTCTGAATAA CTTACTGGAGGCGTGTAAAGATGAGAGTATTGTGAGGACTCAGGATCTGTTCACTGTGGTCCGCTATGTCTCTCTGAATCGCTACGGCAAGACCATGGCCTGGAACTGGGTCGTCCTCAACTGGAACTACCTAGTGAACAG ataCACCATCAATGACAGGAACCTGGGACGCCTGCTGACCAGAATCAGCACCACCTACAACACAGAGCTACAGCTGTGGCAG ATGGAGCACTTTTTCAAGCTGAACCCTAATGCCGGGGCTGGGGAGATGCCTAGGCAGCAAGCTCTAGAAACAGTGAAGAACAACATTGAGTGGGTCAGGAGGAACAAGGCAGAGATCAGCTCATGGCTGGAGAGCAACTTCACTTACTGA
- the lrit3b gene encoding leucine-rich repeat, immunoglobulin-like domain and transmembrane domain-containing protein 3b: protein MYRLLLVQMLHCCFLVAHSCPTLCTCVYLGGSNGTGLRSVLCSEPRMSAIPLNAPADTVKFRLEKTSISRVPRAAFFYLSELQFLWLTYNSITTIHPSSFLNLKALRELRLDGNLLSAFPWEGLRDMPRLRTLGLHNNRLSSLPAHAALFLPNVTYLDLSSNRLTTLPSELLDLWFPPPAQLTGPTQRRVLGVHDNMWQCDCQISMLLAQSKYQESPVVLMDQLLTCSHSGGTADQLGAPLTEADLSRCQRPSVHPSATRVTSPLGSNVMLRCDATGYPTPVLTWTKAAGASIYNTVIQESPRVGIRWSIINLNGLSYKDAGEYRCQARNMAGTAEAPIRLRVVGVVPPSIKSKTRKAPSRSSTSNRKPLPQKPKRAQNITSISTSKKKTLLNLKYVTPPNPTNKTQSIKMAPVPTPLKKM, encoded by the exons ATGTATCGACTTCTCTTGGTTCAGATGCTACATTGTTGTTTCCTGGTGGCCCATTCCTGCCCTACTCTGTGTACTTGTGTTTACCTAGGAGGGAGCAATGGGACAGGTCTCAG GTCTGTTTTGTGCAGCGAACCCCGCATGTCGGCCATCCCCCTCAATGCTCCAGCCGACACAGTCAAGTTTCGTCTGGAGAAAACCTCTATCTCCAGAGTGCCCAGGGCAGCCTTCTTCTACCTGTCTGAGCTCCAGTTCCTGTGGTTGACCTACAACTCCATCACCACCATCCACCCCAGCAGCTTCCTTAACTTGAAG GCGTTGCGTGAGCTGCGATTGGACGGGAACCTTCTCTCTGCCTTCCCCTGGGAGGGGCTTAGGGACATGCCGCGGCTGCGCACACTGGGTCTGCACAATAACCGCCTCTCCAGCCTCCCTGCCCACGCTGCCCTCTTTCTTCCCAACGTCACCTACCTGGATCTGTCCAGCAACAGACTGACCACTCTGCCCTCAGAGCTGTTGGACCTTTGGTTCCCTCCCCCTGCCCAACTAACAGGTCCAACACAGAGAAGAGTGCTAG GTGTCCATGACAACATGTGGCAGTGTGACTGCCAAATCTCTATGCTGCTGGCCCAGTCTAAGTACCAGGAGAGCCCTGTAGTTCTGATGGACCAGCTCCTGACCTGTAGCCATAGCGGGGGAACCGCCGACCAGCTGGGGGCCCCCCTCACAGAGGCTGACTTGTCGCGGTGCCAGAGGCCCTCTGTCCATCCTTCAGCCACCCGGGTTACCTCCCCGCTGGGCAGCAACGTGATGCTCCGCTGTGATGCCACAGGCTACCCCACACCAGTACTCACCTGGACCAAAGCAGCAGGAGCCTCCATATACAACACAG TTATTCAGGAATCTCCGCGTGTGGGAATCCGATGGTCCATCATCAACCTAAATGGACTTTCGTACAAGGATGCAGGAGAATATCGGTGCCAGGCACGGAACATGGCAGGAACAGCAGAAGCCCCCATTAGACTtagggtggtgggggtggtgccCCCTTCCATAAAGAGCAAGACCCGCAAAGCCCCTTCTAGATCCTCAACCAGCAACAGAAAACCTCTCCCACAAAAGCCGAAACGGGCACAGAATATTACTTCAATCTCCACCTCAAAAAAGAAGACTCTTCTGAACCTCAAGTATGTTACACCCCCCAATCCAACGAACAAGACCCAGAGTATCAAAATGGCCCCGGTCCCCACCCCCCTGAAAAAAATGTAA
- the LOC109894412 gene encoding uncharacterized protein FAM241A-like, with amino-acid sequence MSTIPPTVNDQPGGVEELESRIRCQSHNPPNYTKRKTFQDDPRGRPLGSRWQGPPGDPRTWWSCPSGDPGTRSHPVADPRARLCCSRDPRARPLPAGDPTARWPSIDDLTTRPQVDDCERMGTLFGQLNKCLRSAGFTQMYFGEKIVEPVIILFFWVLLWFLGIQALGLVGTLCIVIIFIQK; translated from the exons ATGTCGACCATACCACCAACTGTGAATGATCAACCGGGGGGAGTTGAGGAGCTAGAGAGTCGAATAAGATGTCAATCTCATAATCCACCCAACTACACAAAAAGGAAAACGTTCCAG GATGACCCCAGAGGCAGACCACTTGGATCTAGGTGGCAAGGCCCTCCTGGTGACCCCAGGACTTGGTGGTCATGCCCCTCTGGTGATCCCGGAACCAGGTCCCACCCAGTCGCTGACCCCAGAGCCAGGTTATGCTGCTCCAGAGACCCCAGGGCCAGACCACTCCCAGCCGGTGACCCTACGGCAAGGTGGCCAAGCATTGACGACCTCACGACCAGACCTCAGGTGGACGACTGCGAGCGGATGGGGACCCTGTTTGGGCAGCTGAACAAGTGCCTGCGTAGTGCAGGCTTCACCCAGATGTACTTTGGGGAGAAGATTGTGGAGCCTGTGATCATCCTCTTTTTCTGGGTCCTACTGTGGTTCCTGGGAATCCAAGCTCTGGGGCTGGTGGGGACTCTGTGCATTGTCATCATCTTCATCCAGAAGTAA